From the genome of Blautia hydrogenotrophica DSM 10507:
CCCCCGGAAAGTGCCTGATACGGGATGACGCAGTGAAAGTATATCCATACATTGCTAAGTGCAGTTCTGTGTTATACGTCAGCCGCATCCGATACGGAGGTTATGACACCGTCATGAAGACCATGCTTGAACGCGCAATTCCCATTCAGCAGGCATTTATTCGACTACTCCATGGGGAGACTCATCATATACAAAGAGACGTTGCTCCTAAAAATGCGACAATCATCGGATACGGAAATATTGATAGGAAAGAAAAAGAAATTTTTCAGGAACTCGTCGGCAGAAATGCCCAAAATATGAACTTCCAGCACTATCAAATCCGATTTACAGATGAAAGTAGCCTAGAAAAAGCAGTACAAACGGAGGTAGACAAATGGGAAAAATCCTGATTCTAAACGGAAGCCCGAGGGCACCAAAATCCAATTCCAAACAATACGCAGATATCTTCGCCCAAAAGTGTAAATGGGATACAAAGTATTCCTGCATCACCTCCTCAAACCATCTCAATCTGTGTTCCGAGCTAAATCATTTTTCTGATGTTTTGCTGGTATTTCCCCTTTATGCCGATGGCATCCCCGTCACTCTCCTGAATTTTCTCAAAAACCTTGAGAACCATCTCCCTGACAGAAAGCCCGTGATTTCTGTACTGATAAACTGCGGATTCCTGGAAGATTTCCAGAATGATACCGCAGTCAAGATGATAAAGTTTTTCTGTCAAAAGACCCAATGTCCTTTTGGCTCTGTCTTAAAAATAGGAAGCGGAGAAGCCATTCTCACAACCCCTTTCAAGATCTTAGCCATAAGAAAAATAAAACAGCTGGCAAATTCTATTACCTCCCAAAAATACAAAATCTTTCATGTCACGATGCCGATTTCCTCTGGACTTTTCGTCAAAGCGTCAACAAAATACTGGACAGAATATGGAAAAAGAAATGGCATCACACCAGAGCAGATGCGGACAATGAAAATAGAAGAAAATGAGTAAGAGAAACTCCCCCTGTGCTGACGCACAGGGGGAGTCCCCCATCACACACGACTCACCTAGCCGTTCCTGATATCTCAGGATACGTGTTCTCCTATTCGGAGAATCTATTTGGTGGTACTGATTCCCACCCCAAATGAGAATCAGTCAAGTTCTTCATGCAGCAGTTTTGCAAACCGGGTCATTCCCTCTTCGATCTGCTCTGCTGTAACGGTTGAGAAATTCAGACGGATGGTGTTCTTATGAGAACCGTCCGCATAGAAGGGTCCTCCTGGAACATAGCCCACTCCGATCTCCTCCACTGCTTTCTCTAGCAGTACAGAGGCATCTATATTTTCTGGCAATTCAATCCAAACGAACATACCACCTTCTGGATTCGTTCTCTTTACGGATTTCGGGAATTTCTCATCTATGATCTTGCACATTAAGTCTCTCTTGACACTGTAGTTTTTGACAATTCTCTGAACCTGCTTATCCAAATCATAATTTTTCAAATATCCCGCAATTTGCAACTGCGCAAACTCATTGGACTGTAAATCCACACCCTGTTTAAAGATCTCAAAGTAGTCCGCAATCTCTTTGGAAGACACCGTAAAGCCCACACGCAGGCCTGCAAAGAGCACCTTTGAAAAGGACCCCATATAGATGACTCTTCCCTCGTCGTCCATGCTCTTGATCTCTGGAACTGGCTCTCCGCTGAATCGGATATCGCCGTAAGGATTATCCTCAGCAATCAAAACATCATATTTCTTTGCCATCTCCAAAAGCTGTTTCCGACGTTCTAGACTCCAAGTCTTTCCTGTAGGATTCGAGAAATTCGGAACCACATAGATCAATTTTACATTTTTATTTTCTTGCAGGGTCTTCTCTAACTCGGACATAATCATACCTTCTTCGTCCGCGTCCACTCCTATAAATTCTGCCTCATAAGGCACATAAGCTGACAGCGCTCCAAGATAAGTGGGATTTTCCACAACAACTGCATCCCCTTTGTCCAGAGTCAGCATACCAGTTAAGAAAATAGCCTGCTGAGAACCTGTCGTAATCTGTATATTCTCGATTCCGCACTTAATTCCTTTTTTCTCCATTAATTTTACGATCTGTTCCATCAAGTCATCATTACCTTTTGTCAGACCATATTGCATGGAGGTGCGTCCATAATCGCGTACCAACTGATCGGTCAGCTCCACAACCTCTTCCACTGGCATAACCTCTGATGCCGGATACCCGCCTGCGAATGTAATGCAACCCGGTTTAGAAGCAATCAACTTGCCTGCTGCACGGATTGCTGATGGACGTAACTCACCAATTCTGCTAGCTAACTTCATAATATTCATCCTTTCTTCAAAACTCTCTATTATTTTTTCTGATTCGCCGCTGCAAGACAGCCTAGGGCAATGGAATTCAACTTAATTTCTGGTGTATCCGATCTGGACCCTAGTACCACAGGACTGGATGCTCCTAGGACAATTCCCGCCCACTTTGCCTGATTAAACTGAAGCCAGGATTTTCCAAGCATGTTGCCGCTCTCAATATTAGGAAATACCAACAGATCCGGGTCTCCAGACACCTTGCTCTCAATCCCCTTATGCGCTGCTGCATGGGCATCGAAGGCTATGTCAAAGGATAAAGGTCCCTCAATAATACATGGAGGAAAAGCGCCTTCTTTTGCCATTTCCACTAATGCAGCAGCATCTGAGGTTGCGGGGATCTTCGGATCTACCATCTCATTGGCTGCCAATACCGCTACTTTAGGATTCTGGAATCCCATACTCTCCATGGCCAGAAGGGCGTTGGTCAGGATGTCTTTTTTCTGTTCCAGATTAGGTGCAGTATTGATACCACTGTCAGTTCCGAAAATCAATTTATGGTAACAGGGCATTTCATACACTGCCGTCAGAGAAATCAGACGTCCTGTGCGAAGCCCGTTATCCCGATTTAAAATTGCGCGCATATACACGCTGGTATTTACCATACCTTTCACAAGTACCTGGGCCTCACCGCTTTTCACGATGGACACCGCTTTGGCCGCTGCGCTGGCCGCGTCTGAATCGTGGACAATCTGGCATTTTCCAGCATCCATATTCAGTTCGCTGATGATTTCTTTTATTTTAACTTCATCACCTACCAGGACCGGATTCACAAATCCTAAATCCATTGCCAGCTTCACCGCGCCTAAGACCTCCTTGTCATCTGCGGCTGCCACTGCGATCGTGAATGGTCCCTGGGATTTTACCTTGTCAATTAACTCTTTAAAATTCTTCACTTTTTCTCCTCCACCAGATATTCTTTGGCTTCTTCCTCTTTGTTTAACACACGCAACACTCCCAATGCCAGAGCTTCCATCTCCATCTCTCCGGCTACCACTTCAACTGGCGCCAGCCAGTCAACCTGTCTGCTGACCTCTTCCACAACTTTCTTTGAATGAGCGATACCTCCCGTCAGTACAATCCGGTCTACCTTGCCTTCCAAAGTAGCACTGTACATACAGATCTCTTTTGCCACCTGATATACAAACGCATCATAAATCAATGCCGCGTATTCATCACCGTTCTCAATTCGCTCTTCAATTTCAATGAGGTCTTTCGTTCCCAGATAGTCATACATTCCGCCAAAAGCACTCACTTTGTCCACGATCTCTTTTTTGTCATATTTGCCGGAATAGCACAGTTCTATCAAGGAGTAGGCTGGAAGACCACCGCTTCGGTCGGAAGAGAAAGGTCCATTGGTCCTGCCGCCGCTGCCATCTACCATTTTCCCATGCTTGTGTGGTACGATAGAGATGCCAGATCCCAGATGGGCGATGATGAAGTTATAATCCTCATACTTTCCGCCCAATTTCTCTGCGATTTTTCTAGCGACAGCTTTATGGTTCAAAGAATGCAGCCAGCTACTATATACCAAATCCTTTATCCCTGTAATCCTAGATTTCGCATCAAACTCATCTACAGCTACCGGGTCCACAACAAAGGACGGTATGCCCGCTTCGTCCCCCAACACACGTGCCAGCACACTTCCCAGATTGGAAGCGTGCTCACCGCAGACCGCATTCTTCATGTCCTCTACCATCTGGTCATTCACCCGATAGGTACCGCCTGGAATTGGGCGCATCAGCCCTCCTCTGCCCACCGCTGCGTCAAAAGAATTCAATGGATGACCATTTTCTTCCAATTTGGCCAGAATCAAATTCTTTCGAAAATCTAGCTGGGCCATCACACTGCTGTAGGCTTTCAGTTCTTCTCCGGAATGATTGATGTTCTCTTTGTAAACTTCTTTTTTATCTTCATAAACCGCTATCTTGGTGGAACTTCCGCCAGGGTTCATAACCAGTATCTTTTTCATAGGACCTCCTTCTTACACTGCGTCGTATCCTGCCTCAAAGGCTGCCGTATTCATTGGTGCAAATTTTGCTTTTCCCTTTTTCTCAAACATACGATTCATTCCCTCTAATGCCTCTTCTTTTGTAAAATCCCCCATTAACTTTACAATCGCTCCGGTCATTACAATATTGGCACCTTTCGCATGTTTCAGATCATTCGCCATCTGAATACAGGGAACTCTCACAACTTTCACGTCGTCACGCACATTTGTATCACAGTCTACCATGTCGCTGATCAGGACAATACCGCCTGGAGCAACAATGTTGATGAACATATGGAAGGATGCCACATTCATTGCCAACAGTAAATCCGGTCTCTCCTGAGATGGATTATAGATGGTATCTTTTCCATATTTCACCGTACAATTCGCGGTACCGCCGCGCATCGCGGAGCCGTAAGAAGGCATCCAAGTAGTATTCTGTCCGTTGTGGATTGCAATATCAGATAAAATCAAACCGGTTGTCAGGACACCCTGACCGCCAAATCCTGCACATACAACTTCTTTCATAATTATTTAGCCTCCTTCCGAGCTTTAATCACGCCCACTGGATAGTAAGGTTCTACCTCTTTGTCCAGACGCTCCATCGCCTGAATCGGAGTCATGCCCCAGTTTACCGGACATGGAGACAGTACCTCTACAATCGAATAACCTTCTTTGTTCATCTGCGCTTTTAAAGCTTCTGTTATGAATTTTTTTGTCTTGCGGATGTTGGCAGGACTGCTGACACTTCCTCTTGCCGCATAAGCGATATCAAATTCTCTCGCAACCATCTCTGGAAAACGAATCGGCGCACCCGTGATGGAACAGTCGCGTCCATGCTGAGAAGTGGTCGTCTTTTGTCCTTCCATCGTCGTCCAGCTCATCTGTCCACCTGTCATACCAAAGTTTGTATTGTTTACTGTAATCACAGTGATATTCTCATTTCTGTAGGCAGCATTGGTGCTCTCTGCCAACCCGATACTGTAGGCGTCTCCATCTCCTTGGTAGGTAACTACCAGATTATCCGGGTTTACTCTTTTCATGCCGGTGGCAACTGCTGCCGCACGGCCATGAGAACAGTGGAGACGGTCTGTGGTAAGGCCAGCTCCTAGATTAGAAGAACATCCTACACCAATTGGGAAAATAATATTTTGATCCTGTCCCAGCTCTTCCAGACATTCACAGATAATTCGGGAAATCACACCATGTCCGCATCCAGGGCAGAAGCTCATCGGCTTATCGATGATTCCAGGAAACTTTCTCTCAACAGCCATCTTAATATACCTCCTCTACTTCTCCAGCTTTAATCTTCAGGAAATCTTCCTTAATCTTGCTGATCGCAGGAATTCCATATACATATGGAAGCGCATAGGCTGGAACATTATTTTTCAGTGCTTTCTTTGTATACAGTGCAGCGTCGTCAACCAACTGTCCCGTCGCGTTCGCCTCCACTGTGATGATACCTTTTACCTCTGGATTAATCTGACGAAATGCCTTTTCCGGGAATGGCCATGCGGTGATCGGACGAATCAGACCTACCTTATGTCCCTCTGCTCTCAGTTCACGAACCGCGCCCAGAGTACTTCGTCCACAAAGTCCGTATGCAACGAATACATACTCCGCGTCTTCGATTCCTTCACTCTCCCAACGTTGCTCATTTTCTTTAATCTTTTTGAATTTCGCGTTCAGCT
Proteins encoded in this window:
- the buk gene encoding butyrate kinase, which produces MKKILVMNPGGSSTKIAVYEDKKEVYKENINHSGEELKAYSSVMAQLDFRKNLILAKLEENGHPLNSFDAAVGRGGLMRPIPGGTYRVNDQMVEDMKNAVCGEHASNLGSVLARVLGDEAGIPSFVVDPVAVDEFDAKSRITGIKDLVYSSWLHSLNHKAVARKIAEKLGGKYEDYNFIIAHLGSGISIVPHKHGKMVDGSGGRTNGPFSSDRSGGLPAYSLIELCYSGKYDKKEIVDKVSAFGGMYDYLGTKDLIEIEERIENGDEYAALIYDAFVYQVAKEICMYSATLEGKVDRIVLTGGIAHSKKVVEEVSRQVDWLAPVEVVAGEMEMEALALGVLRVLNKEEEAKEYLVEEKK
- a CDS encoding thiamine pyrophosphate-dependent enzyme, whose protein sequence is MAVERKFPGIIDKPMSFCPGCGHGVISRIICECLEELGQDQNIIFPIGVGCSSNLGAGLTTDRLHCSHGRAAAVATGMKRVNPDNLVVTYQGDGDAYSIGLAESTNAAYRNENITVITVNNTNFGMTGGQMSWTTMEGQKTTTSQHGRDCSITGAPIRFPEMVAREFDIAYAARGSVSSPANIRKTKKFITEALKAQMNKEGYSIVEVLSPCPVNWGMTPIQAMERLDKEVEPYYPVGVIKARKEAK
- a CDS encoding flavodoxin family protein, with the protein product MKLILSDKNLNVILPNNTKFIDLSSLKISNCIGCFGCWTKTPGKCLIRDDAVKVYPYIAKCSSVLYVSRIRYGGYDTVMKTMLERAIPIQQAFIRLLHGETHHIQRDVAPKNATIIGYGNIDRKEKEIFQELVGRNAQNMNFQHYQIRFTDESSLEKAVQTEVDKWEKS
- a CDS encoding PLP-dependent aminotransferase family protein, coding for MKLASRIGELRPSAIRAAGKLIASKPGCITFAGGYPASEVMPVEEVVELTDQLVRDYGRTSMQYGLTKGNDDLMEQIVKLMEKKGIKCGIENIQITTGSQQAIFLTGMLTLDKGDAVVVENPTYLGALSAYVPYEAEFIGVDADEEGMIMSELEKTLQENKNVKLIYVVPNFSNPTGKTWSLERRKQLLEMAKKYDVLIAEDNPYGDIRFSGEPVPEIKSMDDEGRVIYMGSFSKVLFAGLRVGFTVSSKEIADYFEIFKQGVDLQSNEFAQLQIAGYLKNYDLDKQVQRIVKNYSVKRDLMCKIIDEKFPKSVKRTNPEGGMFVWIELPENIDASVLLEKAVEEIGVGYVPGGPFYADGSHKNTIRLNFSTVTAEQIEEGMTRFAKLLHEELD
- a CDS encoding bifunctional enoyl-CoA hydratase/phosphate acetyltransferase, which produces MKNFKELIDKVKSQGPFTIAVAAADDKEVLGAVKLAMDLGFVNPVLVGDEVKIKEIISELNMDAGKCQIVHDSDAASAAAKAVSIVKSGEAQVLVKGMVNTSVYMRAILNRDNGLRTGRLISLTAVYEMPCYHKLIFGTDSGINTAPNLEQKKDILTNALLAMESMGFQNPKVAVLAANEMVDPKIPATSDAAALVEMAKEGAFPPCIIEGPLSFDIAFDAHAAAHKGIESKVSGDPDLLVFPNIESGNMLGKSWLQFNQAKWAGIVLGASSPVVLGSRSDTPEIKLNSIALGCLAAANQKK
- a CDS encoding 2-oxoacid:acceptor oxidoreductase family protein; the encoded protein is MKEVVCAGFGGQGVLTTGLILSDIAIHNGQNTTWMPSYGSAMRGGTANCTVKYGKDTIYNPSQERPDLLLAMNVASFHMFINIVAPGGIVLISDMVDCDTNVRDDVKVVRVPCIQMANDLKHAKGANIVMTGAIVKLMGDFTKEEALEGMNRMFEKKGKAKFAPMNTAAFEAGYDAV